In Balearica regulorum gibbericeps isolate bBalReg1 unplaced genomic scaffold, bBalReg1.pri scaffold_108_arrow_ctg1, whole genome shotgun sequence, one DNA window encodes the following:
- the KCNA7 gene encoding potassium voltage-gated channel subfamily A member 7 encodes MGEPVGCCERVAINVAGRRFETLGRTLLRFPDTLLGDPRRRRRYFDPQRREYFFDRHRGAFGAVLYYYQSGGRLRRPPDVPLDVFLEELRFYQLGAEAEGRLREAEGFAVEVAQPLPGGRLQRRAWLLCEHPESSPAARAVALLSVLVILVSIVVFCLETLPQFRVGGEGSAQTPPPVSTNVNASSSPSPRGSLTDPFFVVETICICWFSLELLVRLLASPSKTAFFRNAMNLIDLVAIVPYFVALGTELARQRGVGQPAMSLAILRVIRLVRVFRVFKLSRHSTGLQILGQTLRASMRELGLLIFFLLIGVVLFSSAVYFAEAEDPTTSFTSIPRAFWWAVVTMTTVGYGDMAPVTVGGKLVGSLCAIAGVLTISLPVPVIVSNFSYFYRRELRGEEGGEYAPAPPCPRHPPSPPTPNGEPKAGGGAVAGGGGGEELLDGESKPVPPSAPPPWRTQALPEDRLTTPPPGGELAPSPTGSGGVG; translated from the exons ATGGGGGAACCGGTGGGCTGTTGCGAACGGGTGGCCATCAACGTGGCGGGACGTCGGTTCGAAACCTTGGGGAGAACCCTGCTCCGGTTCCCTGACACCCTTCTGGGTGACCCCCGCCGACGCCGACGGTACTTTGACCCCCAACGCCGGGAGTATTTCTTCGACCGCCACCGCGGAGCCTTCGGCGCCGTCCTCTACTACTACCAATCCGGTGGAAGACTCCGTCGACCACCCGACGTCCCCTTAGATGTCTTCTTGGAAGAGTTACGGTTCTACCAGCTGGGTGCTGAAGCGGAAGGAAGACTCCGCGAGGCCGAAGGCTTTGCAGTGGAAGTGGCGCAGCCTTTGCCCGGTGGGAGGTTACAACGACGGGCGTGGTTGTTGTGCGAACACCCCGAGAGTTCGCCGGCTGCCCGCGCCGTGGCCTTGCTCTCCGTCCTCGTCATCCTCGTCTCCATCGTTGTCTTCTGCTTGGAGACCCTGCCCCAGTTTCGGGTTGGAGGGGAGGGGTCTGCTCAG ACCCCACCGCCCGTCTCCACCAACGTCAACGCCTCCTCCTCACCGTCCCCCCGAGGCAGTTTGACTGATCCTTTCTTCGTGGTGGAGACCATCTGCATCTGCTGGTTCTCCTTGGAGCTCCTGGTCCGTCTTTTAGCCAGCCCCAGCAAAACCGCCTTCTTCCGTAACGCCATGAACCTCATCGATTTGGTCGCCATCGTCCCTTACTTCGTCGCTTTGGGAACTGAACTGGCGCGGCAACGCGGCGTGGGTCAACCCGCCATGTCCTTGGCCATCCTGCGCGTCATCCGCCTGGTTCGAGTCTTCAGGGTCTTCAAGTTGTCCCGTCACTCGACGGGTTTACAGATTTTGGGCCAAACCCTTCGCGCCAGCatgagggagctggggctgctcatcttctttctcctcatCGGCGTCGTCCTCTTCTCCAGCGCCGTCTACTTCGCCGAGGCTGAAGATCCCACCACTTCCTTCACGTCCATCCCTCGGGCCTTCTGGTGGGCCGTCGTCACCATGACTACGGTGGGTTACGGCGACATGGCGCCCGTCACCGTGGGCGGGAAGCTGGTGGGGTCTCTGTGCGCCATCGCGGGGGTGCTCACCATCTCCCTGCCCGTCCCCGTCATCGTCTCCAACTTCAGCTACTTCTACCGGCGGGagctgaggggggaggaagggggggaatacgccccagcccccccctgcccccggcaccccccgtcgccccccacccccaacgGGGAGCCCAAGGCAGGGGGAggggcggtggcggggggggggggaggggaggagctgctggatggggag
- the LIN7B gene encoding protein lin-7 homolog B isoform X2, with the protein MAALSGDPLGLERDVARAVELLERLQRSGELPPQKLQALQRVLQSKFCSAIREVYEQLYDTLDIAGSPEIRAHATAKATVAAFAASEGHAHPRVVELPKTEEGLGFNIMGGKEQNSPIYISRVIPGGVADRHGGLKRGDQLLSVNGVHERAVELLKAAQGSVKLVVRYTPRVLEEMEARFEKLRTARRRQHNSYSSLESRG; encoded by the exons ATGGCAGCGCTGAGCGGGGACCCGCTGGGGCTGGAGCGGG ATGTGGCACGGGcagtggagctgctggagcggcTGCAGCGGAGCGGGGAGCTGCCCCCCCAAAAGCTGCAGGCGCTGCAGAGGGTCCTGCAGAGCAAGTTCTGCTCCGCCATCCGTGAG GTCTACGAGCAGCTCTACGACACCCTGGACATCGCCGGCAGCCCCGAGATCCGGGCTCACGCCACCGCCAAG gcGACGGTAGCCGCCTTTGCGGCCAGCGAGGGTCACGCTCACCCGCGGGTGGTGGAGCTCCCCAAAACGGAGGAGGGGCTGGGCTTCAACATCATGGGGGGCAAAGAGCAGAACTCCCCCATCTACATCTCCCGTGTCATCCCGGGGGGGGTGGCCGACCGCCACGGGGGGCTCAAACGGGGGGACCAGCTCCTCAGCGTCAATGGCGTG CACGAGCGGGCGGTGGAGCTGCTGAAGGCGGCGCAGGGCTCGGTGAAGCTGGTGGTGCGCTACACCCCCCGCGtgctggaggagatggaggCGCGCTTCGAGAAGCTGCgcaccgcccgccgccgccagcaCAACAGCTACTC
- the LIN7B gene encoding protein lin-7 homolog B isoform X1, with protein sequence MAALSGDPLGLERDVARAVELLERLQRSGELPPQKLQALQRVLQSKFCSAIREVYEQLYDTLDIAGSPEIRAHATAKATVAAFAASEGHAHPRVVELPKTEEGLGFNIMGGKEQNSPIYISRVIPGGVADRHGGLKRGDQLLSVNGVSVEGEQHERAVELLKAAQGSVKLVVRYTPRVLEEMEARFEKLRTARRRQHNSYSSLESRG encoded by the exons ATGGCAGCGCTGAGCGGGGACCCGCTGGGGCTGGAGCGGG ATGTGGCACGGGcagtggagctgctggagcggcTGCAGCGGAGCGGGGAGCTGCCCCCCCAAAAGCTGCAGGCGCTGCAGAGGGTCCTGCAGAGCAAGTTCTGCTCCGCCATCCGTGAG GTCTACGAGCAGCTCTACGACACCCTGGACATCGCCGGCAGCCCCGAGATCCGGGCTCACGCCACCGCCAAG gcGACGGTAGCCGCCTTTGCGGCCAGCGAGGGTCACGCTCACCCGCGGGTGGTGGAGCTCCCCAAAACGGAGGAGGGGCTGGGCTTCAACATCATGGGGGGCAAAGAGCAGAACTCCCCCATCTACATCTCCCGTGTCATCCCGGGGGGGGTGGCCGACCGCCACGGGGGGCTCAAACGGGGGGACCAGCTCCTCAGCGTCAATGGCGTG AGCGTGGAGGGGGAGCAGCACGAGCGGGCGGTGGAGCTGCTGAAGGCGGCGCAGGGCTCGGTGAAGCTGGTGGTGCGCTACACCCCCCGCGtgctggaggagatggaggCGCGCTTCGAGAAGCTGCgcaccgcccgccgccgccagcaCAACAGCTACTC
- the SNRNP70 gene encoding U1 small nuclear ribonucleoprotein 70 kDa: MTQFLPPNLLALFAPRDPIPYLPPLEKLPHEKHHNQPYSGIAPYIREFEDPRDAPPPTRAETREERMERKRREKIERRQQEVETELKMWDPHNDPNAQGDAFKTLFVARVNYDTTESKLRREFEVYGPIKRIYMVYNKRSGKPRGYAFIEYEHERDMHSAYKHADGKKIDGRRVLVDVERGRTVKGWRPRRLGGGLGGTRRGGADVNIRHSGRDDTSRYDERDRERERERERRERSRERDRRRSRSRERRRRTRSREKEERERKRGGSRDRSKERDRKRRSRSRDRKRDRDRDRDKKDEGPESLEPPDELGGAADSGPPDGLGSKGEMEDKSRDRDRERRRSHRERDRRRDRDRDRDRPDREHKRERERSERRDERPPGPEGGDSLGESASDLFLQPEALPAPDGYLGAENGYLLEPPLE, encoded by the exons ATGACGCAGTTCCTGCCCCCCAACCTGCTGGCGCTCTTCGCCCCCCGGGACCCCATCCCCTACCTGCCCCCCCTGGAGAAGCTGCCCCACGAGAAGCACCACAACCAGCCCTACAGCGGCATCGCGCCCTACATCCGCGAGTTTGAG GACCCCCGGGACGCACCCCCACCCACCCGTGCTGAGACACGGGAGGAGCGCATGGAGCGGAAG CGGCGGGAAAAGATTGAGCGAAGGCAGCAAGAAGTTGAGACCGAGCTCAAGATGT ggGACCCCCACAACGACCCCAACGCCCAAGGAGACGCCTTCAAAACCCTCTTCGTGGCCAGAGTG AACTACGACACGACAGAGTCGAAGCTGCGACGCGAATTTGAGGTCTACGGCCCCATCAAGCGG ATCTACATGGTGTACAACAAGCGCTCCGGGAAACCCCGCGGTTATGCCTTCATCGAGTATGAGCACGAGCGGGATATGCACT CCGCCTACAAACACGCGGACGGGAAGAAGATCGACGGCCGCCGGGTGTTGGTGGATGTGGAGCGGGGGCGGACGGTGAAGGGGTGGCGTCCCCGGCGCTTGG GGGGCGGTTTGGGGGGCACCCGGCGAGGCGGCGCTGACGTCAACATCCGACACTCGGGGAGGGACGACACCTCCCGCTACGACGAGCG GGACCGGGAACGGGAACGTGAACGGGAACGCCGGGAACGCTCCCGGGAACGGGACCGTCGTCGCTCGCGCTCGCGGGAACGTCGTCGTCGGACGCGGAGCCGGGAAAAAGAAGAACGCGAACGGAAACGGGGCGGAAGTCGCGACCGGAGCAAAGAGCGGGATCGGAAACGCCGCAGCCGCTCTCGCGATCGGAAACGGGATCGCGATCGGGATCGCGATAAAAAGGACGAAGGTCCCGAATCCCTGGAGCCCCCCGATGAGTTGGGGGGTGCCGCTGATTCCGGCCCCCCGGACGGTTTGGGATCgaaaggagaaatggaagatAAAAGCCGGGATAGAGATCGGGAACGTCGTCGCAGCCATCGGGAACGGGATCGACGTCGTGATAGGGATCGTGATCGCGATCGGCCGGATCGGGAACACAAACGGGAACGGGAACGATCGGAACGACGGGACGAGcggccccccggccccgagGGGGGGGATTCCCTGGGGGAATCTGCTTCCGACCTCTTTCTCCAGCCCGAAGCCCTGCCGGCCCCTGATGGCTACCTGGGGGCTGAGAATGGCTACCTGCTGGAGCCCCCCCTGGAATGA